A window of Yoonia sp. SS1-5 genomic DNA:
GTGAGTATCTCGATACGCTGGATGCAGCCGCTTTTGGTGCTGCGAGTGAAGTGCAGCCCAAGTTCACGTCCTTCTCTGATCCCGCCAGCCAGTGGACGGCGGCCCGCAAAGGCCCTGCCTTCTTTAGCTATTCTGACAATTATCTGATCGACACGGATTACGGTGTCATCCTGGATGTTGAAGGCACCCGTTCGATCCGGCAAGCCGAGGTTGGATCGACGGAGACCATGCTGACGCGGGTCAAAGACAAGTTTGGCCTGGTTCCCGACTGGATGACTGCTGACACCGCCTACGGCTCCGGCCCGATGCTCGGCTGGCTCGTGGATCGCAAGATCGATCCTTACATCCCGGTAATCGACAAGGCCGGACGCCCCGACGGCACTTGGACACGCACAGACTTCGAATGGGACGCTGAGAATGATCAATATGTCTGCCCGGAAGGTCACGCGCTCAAACAGTTCCGCCGGAATTACTCTGATCCAAACCGGGGACCGACGGGCAAGGGCACAGCCCGCTATCGCGCGTTGAAGGACGTTTGCAAGGCTTGCCCATCCAAGCAAAAATGCTGCCCCAACGCTGATGCGCGTAAGATCACTCGCGAAGAGCACGAAGATGCGCGGCAGGTCGCCAGAGACTTGGCCAAAACCAAAGAATACCAGATCGCGATAAAGCTCAGAAAGAAGGTCGAGATGCTCTTTGCTCACCTCAAACGTATTCTGGGGCTAGGACGACTGCGATTACGAGGACCATGTGGCGCAAATGACGAATTCCTCCTCGCCGCAACCGCCCAAAACCTCCGCAAACTAGCTAAGATATTTCCTGCACCGCAGCAACCGGCCAAAGCCTGATAGAAAAGGCGCTCGCGCTCGGTTTAGACCGCCACTTTCTGCGCTCGCAACACGTTGTTTTTCCACAGAATCGGCGGAAACCGGTCATTCGCTGCGGGTGCAAGATCTTTGAGCCATGCATATCTCAGCGGACATTGAGCTCGCCGTTGTACTCGAGCCGCGCCCCACGATACGTGTCTTACTTAGTTGCCGTTTGGCAAGCGCCTGATTGCACTATGAATCTTGAAAAACCAATGGTTTATTGCTGGCCAAGAAGTCAGCGTTAGAGCAAACAACTTTGAAAGCAGTAAAGTGGCAAAGTTTCACATCAGAGCGCGAACCATTGACCTTCTTGGTCGACAGCAAATCGCCAACATATCTACGGCAATAAGTGAGCTCTTCAAGAATGCTCATGATGCTTATGCCACTACAGCTGAAGTCGACTACTTTCGGGACGATGGACTATTTGTCTTGAGAGATGACGGTCTCGGGATGACCAAGCAAGCTTTGAAGATCGCTGGCTCACACTTGGGACTGACAGCAAGGTAGGATCGTTTTCGGGCTTAAAACGTCCACCAGTTGACAGCGCAAAAGACATTCGTCCGCTACTTGGCTAAAAGGGCATTGGACGGCTAGCAATTGCTGTTATCGGCCGACAAGTGCTTGTACTGACCCGTGCAAAAGTCGATGGAAAAGCTGAGGACAGCATTACCGCGGCTTACATCCATTGGGGCTTATTTGAGCTACCTGGGATCGATCTCGACGAAATTGTTATCCCACTTGAAACTTTCAAAGCTGACACCTTGCCGAACCTTGTAGACGTGCAAGAGATGGTGTCCAAAGCTCGGGACAGCCTGGAAAGCCTAGCAAGCCGGATAGACGAAAAGGTTGCAAAGTCTATCCGCAACGATATGGACGCTTTCAAAGTAGACCCTCGAGATGCGTCAACCTACCTTGGGCAGCCTTCTTTCGATTTGAACGGTTCCGGAACTCATTTTTACATACTGCCTGCAGATGAGATCATCCAAGACGATATTGATGATCGGGACGAATCCACCAAGGCAACAAGGTTCGAAAAAAACCTCATCGGCTTTACAAATACCATGACACCGGAATTCCGGAAGCCAAAGATCATAACAAGGTTTAGAGATCACGTAGACGAGGGAGAGCCTTTAGAGAGAGTCGGCGAGAAAGCATTCTTTAGTTGTAAAACACACGACTTGATCTGACATTTCTGCTCTTCTGGAGCGCAATCAAGGAGTGTCGATCAATGACAAGTATTCAAGAGAAGATCATCAAGCCGAAGCTGGGGCTGTTGGAACTGGCCAAACAGCTCGGAAGCGTGTCGCAGGCCTGCAAAGTGATGGGTTATTCGCGGGACAGCTTTTACCGGTTCAGAGAACTTTACGATCAGGGTGGCGAAGAAGCCCTGATGGATCTCAGCCGCCGCAAGCCGGTGATGAAAAACCGCGTGCCAGAACATGTCGAGAAGGCGGTCATCGAACTGGCCATCGACAACCCGGCTCTGGGTCAGAAACGGGCGTCGTGGGAGCTGCAGCAGAAAGGCATCATGGTGTCATCGTCGGGCGTCCGGTCGATCTGGCTGCGTAATGATCTGGAAACCATGAAAAAGCGCCTCAAGGCCCTGGAGGCCCGTGCCGCCCAAGAGGGTATCTTGCTCACCGAGGATCAGTTGGCCGCGCTGGAAAAAGCCAAGGCCAAGAAAGAAGCCCATGGCGAGATCGAGAGCCACCACCCTGGCTATCTGGGCAGCCAGGACACCTATTATGTGGGCACAATGAAGGGCGTCGGACGCATTTATCAACAGACCTTTGTCGATACCTATGCCCGCGTGGCGATCTGCAAGCTCTACACTGAAAAGACGGCAATCACCGCGGCCGACTTGCTGAACGACCGCGTGATCCCGTTCTTTGCAGAGCATGAGATCAGCCTGCTGCGCGTCCTGACAGACCGGGGCACGGAATACTGTGGCAAGGTCGAGAACCACGCCTACCAGCTTTATCTGGCCGTCGAGGACGTGGACCACACCCGAACCAAGGCCAATTCTCCGCAAACAAACGGCATCTGCGAGCGGTTCCATCGCACCATCAAGGATGAGTTCTACGACATCGCATTCCGCAAGAAACTGTATCGGTCAGTCGAAGAGTTGCAGGCCGATCTGGATGCGTGGCTGGCAAAGTACAACGAACAGCGGCCACATTCGGGACGTCACTGCTATGGCAAAACACCTATGCAGACCTTCCGCGAAACGCTACACATCGCTGTCGAGAAGACGATCAAAACGCACGACCAATCGGACAGTGCGCAACCCGTTCTCAGCGTCGCAAGCTGAGATGTCCGTCAGATCAAGTCTGAAGTTTTACACTTTAGTCCCGAAGAGTTCAAGCAAGTCGACCATCATATTCGCGGTCGCTTCGATGAATTCGGTCAGTTTCGTGGGAAGGTTGGCGTCTATCAAACATTGCCCTCCGAATATGTGCTCAACTGGTCAAATACAGACGGTAAACCGACTAGTTGCGGCCCTTTTGACTTTTCAATCGCAGTGATACAGCCAACGCCAACGGACTCGTTAGTTGATCCAACCGAGCACGCCAAAATCCGAAGAAAACTTGAACGACATGGTGGAGTCTACATCTACAAAGATGGGGTCCGAGTTCAACCATATGGCGGTCCTGACTTCGACTTCCTCGATGTTGAGCGCCGGCGAAACTTGCGAGCAGCAACAGCCTACTACTCCTTCAGAAATATCATGGGGGCGGTCGAACTAACATCACGAGACAACCCCAACTTGGTAGAAAAAGCAGGGAGGGAAGGTTTTCGTGAGGATAAGGCTTACCGGCAGTTTCGAAGTATTCTGATTAACTTTTTCATACAGTCGGCGGCAGATTTCTTCCGGGAAAACGGCAAATACTCTGAAGAATGGACTGAAAAACGTTATGAACTTCAACGCCTCGATGAAGTTCGAAAGAAGCGTGAGAAACAGTCCAAAGGCAAGAAAAACAGGTTCGGTGAACAGCTAGAGAATTTCTTCAAGGTTATAGACTCCGGACAGTTGCCAAAAACCATATCTGATACGGTTGCAGGCTTTGAAGCGGACGTGCTTTCCGAAATCAATAGCAAGAAGGATCCAAAAGCCAAGGCACTTGCAATTGGCCGTCTGGAGGCTGAGGCGAAGTTGCATCTTGACCAACTTCGTAAGGAGCATGCTATCTCGAAACCGCGAGGTGTTGGTCTAAACACTGAACTACGCAACAACTGGGAGGCCTACCAAGCAGAAATGGGCCGGCTAACGAATGACTTGGTGTTGCCTGCCGAGAAGACGATCGAGAACATCGTCACAACGACTGTAAAGAAAAACAAGCTGAACCTTGAGCCTGGGCTGCGACTGAATGCTGCCGTACAAAAGCACACGAAAGAGACTCTTTCGTCTATGAAAACTCTCCGGACGCAGACGGAGGAGACCCTCACCGACCTGACACGCACAGTAAGGGATACAACAAAAAACAGCTTTCGGAACGTATCGAAAGTCGTTGATGAGGTCCTCGCCGAACTTGAGGCTGTTAAAGGTAAGAAGCAGGCAGAGTTCGATTTTTCAAAACAGCGGGAGGCTTTCGAGACCTTGGTAGCTGACGCATTCGAAGAAGAGAGCGAAAAACTGCGGAAGATCTACAGTCAACTCGAAGCTGTTCTCTCATCAACCCAATCCAGCGGTTCGGATATGGTCGAAGTCACTGAAGCACTGGAAGAAGAAGTCGTCGCGCTTCGCGAGCGACAAGAGGTCGATTTCGAGCTCGCCCAAATTGGGATGGCGCTTAACACGATTAACCATGAATTTGGAAAGACGGCTGGTAGCTTGCGAGACGGCCTTAGACGCATGAAATCTTGGGCCAATGCCAATCCTGACATGAAGCGCCTATACGACGACATGCGCGTCAACTTTGATCACTTGGACAGCTACTTGGCATTGTTCAACCCACTAGACCGGAAGCTTCAGTCGACAGCCGTCGATATCAAAGGCAGTGACATATTTCGATTTGTGTCTGACTTGTTTGAAAAGCGGCTTAAACGTCACAATGTTCGGCTCGTCGCTGATGAGGGGTTTAAGGCTCATACTCTTCATGGGTTTCACGCGGACTTCTATCCTGTCTTCGTCAACCTAATCGATAATGCGATCTATTGGGCCTCCAGTGCGAGAAACGACGCGGGCATCATTGAACTGATTGAAGACAATGGCGACCTTTGTGTCAGAGACAACGGTCGTGGAGTGAGTAGCATTGATGTCCGAAACATTTTTGAGCTCAGCTTTACTCGAAAGCCGGACGGGAGAGGTATGGGACTGCATATTTCAAGGCAGGCGCTTGGCCGGCTTGGTTACGAACTGAACATCGATCCACCAACCCCCAATTCTGGTGCCTGTTTCCGTATCTCAAAGATGTCTCAATAGAAGATTTGATCAGATGAATTTTGCCGACGACCAATACAAAGCCGCCAGCTCCTTCGCGTATACAATGATCGTGGTTGACGACGAACCTGTAGATGACCCTGTCGAACCAGAACCGGCTCTTGAGGTTAAGACGCCTGGTAGGCGCGATGTTGCGGCCGCCAAGAAGGTTGATCAGAAACCTGAAGCACAACGCTCACATCCGCTAGACGCAAAAGGATTGATAAAGAGTGCCCTAGACTTGGGGCTTGTCTGCTCGGTTGTTAATCCGACTGGTGATGAAGGTAGTGTAGCAAAAAGTGTCGCTAAGGCCTCGTTGAGAGCTGATATCGTATCCTTAGACTGGCACATGAATCACGGTGATGATGGCGAGCTAGCATCCGAGATTATTCAGGAAATTCTTCATGGGGATGAGGCCATTGGAGGACGCCTGAGATTGATTGCGATCTATACCGGCAACAAGGATAAGGGAGCCATCCTTGAAAAAATCGCTGAAAGGCTCAACGCAGCTGAGGAGATCGCTGGCAAAGTTACTAAGACAGGTGATGTCCTTACCAACTCGTCAGGTTTACGTATAATTTGGCGTGAAAAATCGATGGGCAATGAAAAATTGGCGAATGCCGTTTCCGAGACGCAACTTCCAAACGAGCTGTTGAAGGCATTCTCAGAGTTGTCGAATGGTCTACTTTCGAACGTCGCGCTCGCAACGATCTCCTCGATGAGAGACACGACGCATCATGTTTTGAGAAAATTTTCGTCAGAACTCGATGGTCCATTCTTTCACCACCGCGCACTCCTTAAAAAGTCCTCCGATTCAATGGATTATGCAGTTTCTGTCGTAATGAGCGCGTTGAAGTCGGAGGTGGATAAGTCAAAAGTCACGTCGAAATATACAACAGTAGACGCAATAAAACGTCGCTTAAGTCAGATGCCTCAGAGCCCTGAAAATTTCACACTCCGGTACTCGAAAAAGGATCAAGAGAAGGAATTTAAGCTGCATATTGACGATGTCATTTCAATTATGGAACGTGGTTTTTCCGCTTGGCCAGATAAGGACAAGCAAGCAGCTGTTGGGCGGCAACTGGATAAGCAAGCCAGCCCAATGCCGCCAAAGGATGCGTTTTCCAAGAGTTTTTCTACTCTTTTCTGCGATACCATTGAGACGGCAAGTTTTTCCATGCGGCAGTTCTCGTTCTTGACTAACTCTCAGTCAAGCGAGCTCAGTATGGTACATCGAAAAGCACCGCCAAAATTGGGGCTAGGATCAGTCATTTTCTCGGATGCTGACGGTGGCTATTTTTTATGCTTACAAGCGACCTGCGATACTGTTCGTGGGGCTGGATTATTTTTCTTCGTACCGCTCGAAGTCGTGGATAGTGATACTCCTGATATCGTTGTTCCTCATGGAAGAAATGGAGCGCTTATCAACTACGTGGGCCTTTCGGTTCCGCCAAAGTGCTACACCAAATCCCTGTCTCTCGATTTTGGTGTGATAAACGATGCCATAGGGCATATCCCAATATGCTATGATGAGCAGAGAGAGATTTACCATGTCCCGGATGCCAACAATACGGACTACCGCTGGCTCGCAAATCTTAAGTACAAGCGGGCACTTAGAATTGCGCAGAATATGAGCCAGGAAATCTCTAGGATCGGCTTCGATGAATTCGAGCCATTTCGAAAAGGTTAGCTGCCACCAAGTCTGGGGTCAGCAGTATGCCAACGATTTTGCAATCTGTATAGCGTGCCGCCTAATGAATTCTGGGGGCAACGCATTCCCGATCATTAAGGCAACTTTGCCGCGACCTTCAGTGAGGTCAAACCGATAGTCAGCAGGAAACGTTTGAAACAATGCCGCTTCACGCAAGCTAATTGCACGATCTTCTTCCGGGTGCAGGTATCGACCCTTTGATGGATTCCCGCAGCCACCTGTCATCGTAGGGGAAATTTTGTCCCAAGACATGCGCCCATAAACATCGCGAAAGCCAGACTTTTTGTTTTTATGACAATCAAGTACCAGATGTTTTGGTAGCGATTTTCTCGATCCTCCGTCCTTCGGTATATTGCGTATGATTTCCTTTACGTGCGGAGCTCTGTTTGGAACATGGTCATGCAGCGGGTCACCTGCCTCACCAACTGGTGCAAGCCGAACGGCATCGAGACATTTCCGAACTGTAATAGTCTCTGACTTTTCAGCACTCTCAACTTGGCCATTTTTGGATGCGAGCAAAATCATTCTGTATCGGCGCTGAGGAACGCCGTATTCTGAAGCATCCTCCACCCTTACGTTCTTGCGCCCCACCTTGTAACCGAGGACCGATATTCTCTTAAGGAAAGTCTTCATGCGGTTATCTTGCGCCAAAGCAGGCACATTCTCCATCATGATGGCTTTGGGTGAAAAAGCCTCAACAATTCGCAGAAACTCAAACAAAAGGTCGTTACGGTCATCTGCGACTGCATTAGACTTCTTGCGCGTTCGTAGCGTTGAAAAGCCCTGACAAGGTGGGCAGCCAGCCAGCAGGTCTAATTCTCCCCGTTTCAGGCCGATGGTCTTCAACAACGCTGCCGCTCCGACTTCACGTATGTCATTTTCAAAGCAATGAACATCAGGGTGGTTAAGCCGATAAGTTGCGGCTGGGATTTTTTCCTTTTCGACACCAGCCAACACGTTGAAGCCCGCCTGTTTCAGTCCCAGCGTCAGTCCGCCAGCGCCAGAAAAGAGGTCTACGGCTGTTAATCTGTTGTCGTGACTTTTGAGGGATTGCCCGCTCATTGTTGTTTTCGCCCGATTCCGCGCCGACTAATGCCGCTTAAGTTACTGGTATTGTTGTATTTTCATTAATTTAAAAGATACTCAAAGCAAAAGATTTTTTCAAGATACTATGATTTTCCTGTTTGGCTGCACCTGATCACCCTGCTGATGCTACAGGAGAAGTCGGTTTTGTCTGCGGCCTGGCGTTCCAACGGCATTGAGACCCACAGTAGCTAACTGGACATTTTATTGCTCAGCGGAGAAGAAAGCAACGTGAGCGTCACCTGCTGTGTCAAGCATGAGCGATGAATGGCGGTTCTGGAGCGCAGCGCCGCAGCATCTTGATCCAGTGGTCAATGTCTGGAATGGGCCGTTCATCAGGGTTGCTAGGGCGGCATCCGGGGGGATGCTGCGTTTGCCCCGACGGCAGCAGAGAGCCCATTTTGACCGATGCTGCAAGAAGAATAAATGTCTGCTCTTGCGCCAGAAATCCATTAGTCCGGTCGTCGGGTGATGGCGTGAGCACGCCATTCTCAGCCATTCAGTGATACGCAACTCTCACTCAGCGCATCAATCATTGCCCTCATGCGCTTGTTGATACGACGCTTGCTGCTGTGAACGACGTAAATGCCGTAGTCGGCGTGTTTGAGATGCGGCAGTACCGGCACCAAGTTACCCTTTTGGACCTCGCTATCGACGACGAACAGTGGCAACCGAATGATCCCGTCATCATTCAAAGAGGCATCAAGCAGAAACGTCCCATAGTTGGATCTCAAGGCGGGGCGAAACTTCACTGTTCTTCGTTTCCCGTCGTTCTCAAAGGCCCACGTCGCACGGCGCTCGGCACCGTAGTGTAAGAGTGGGTGTCCGGTAAGCTCTTCGATGCTCTTCGGCAGCGGGTGGCTTTCCGCGTACTCTTGGCTTGCAAATAGACCGTGCTGCGTGGTGCCAAGCCGGTGGCAGTGTAGCCCCTGCAACTCAGTCGCTGTCACGCGTACGGCGAGGTCGTAATTTTCGCTATCCAGATCAACGGTCCGGTCATCGAAGTCTATGGTCAGGTCGATGTTCGGGTGATCTTGGGCAAATTTGAACAGCGTCGGTTTGAGGTATGCCAGGCCAAACTCACGCGCGATGGTGATGGACAGCGGCCCCTTGAGCGTATGGCCCACTTGCAAGAAGTCGGCGTCCAACTCATCGATTTCGGCCACCATGTGGCTGGCACGTTGGTAAAGCTCTTGCCCGGCGCTCGTGACCTCCCACACTCGGGGTTGGCGGTCGATCAAGCGGACAGAGTAGCGGTCTTCAAGTTGGGCCAACCTGCGACTTACGGCTGATTTGGCGATGTTCATCTCTTCCGCCGCACGGGCGATCCCGCCGCTGTCCACGACTTTCACGAAAAGGCGGAGGTCTTCGATCTGGCCCATGGTTGAGTTTCCGTTCGCTAACATGTGTGTGCCTTCGGCCGGAAGGTTCTGTTTAATACTACGGGCCAGCCAAAACAGGAAGCTTGTCAGCGTTCTCATTTTGCGGCCCTTGGGGTCACTTTTTTCTGGCTAGAGAGATTTTTGGCACCTCGTAGTTTGCGATCAATCTATTCGCAAAAACGGAGATCCTCATGAAACTGACAAAATCCATTTTGACCGCGAGCGCTTTGGCGCTGGCCGCGGGCGGTGCAGTTCAAGCACAATCCCTGTCTTCGGCAGGCGCGCTGGCATTTGATGATGCCGACACCCTTTTTGTGGGCGATGCGAAAGCAGGACTTGTCCATGCCTTTGATCTTGGTGACGCTCTTGCCGATCAATCTGGCTATCAACTTGGCCGCGCTCAGACCTTTGAAGGGCGCACGATCTTCAACAATCTTGATGTGGAGATCGCGGCGATCTTGGGGGTTGAGCCTGAACAGGTCGTGATCAACGACATGGTGGTCCATAAGCCCAGCAAGCAAATTTTCCTATCAGTGCATCGTGGGCATGGGCCAGACGCCGAAGCAGTCATCGTGTCGGTCAACAATGGTGCGCTTGAACTGGTTGATTTGGCTGCCGCTGATCATTCCTCGATGTCTGTCGGGCCTGTGCCAACCTCTGCCACGCTCGAATTCGGGCAGCCGCTCAATACGCGGGCAATCACGGACATCGATTACTACCAAGGCGAATTGCTGGTGGCTGGTGTGTCGAACGAAGAGTTCAGTTCCAAGCTGCGACGGATGCCATTCCCGTTCACCGACGAGATGAGTACATCCTCCATCGAGATTTGGCATGCTGTTCACGCGCAGTACGAGACCCGCGCGCCGATCATCACGCAGACAGTGGCCGAGTTGGACGGTGTTGCGACCTTGATCGCGATCTACGCTTGTACGCCTATCGTGAAGATCCCGTTGTCTGAATTGACGGATGGTGCCGAAGTGAAAGGCACGATGATCGGAGAGATGGGCTTTGGCAACACGCCACTGGATATCGTTCCTTACGTGAATGCATGGGACGGCAGCAGCAATGTTGTGGTGACCAACACCAACCGGTCGGCAGCATCACTGAGCATTGCAGGTCTGACCGCCGCCGAAGCGATGCCAGAGGGTGAAGGTGTCCAGCCCGTATTCTCTGTCGCGGGTGTTGATCAGTTTCCGCTGCCGATGAGTGGGACGCTGCATCTGGATACCTTGGACGAGAACTACGCCGTGGTCGTACGCACCAGTCCCGAGGACCCGCGCAACATCCAGCTTCACACCATTCCTCTGCCGTTCTTCTTTGATCGGGCGGATCACGTCGTGGAAATGAACTTTGAAGGCAGCCCTGATCCATTCGGATACAAAGCAGCGCCTCCGCTTGAGTTCAACTAATGCGTATGGTGAGACACTTGGTGCGGCAGGCTTGGCTTGCCGCACTCATTGCGCTGCCTCTGCCAGCTTTGGCAGAGGTTGCAGCACGCATTGATCCGGTGTCCGGGGCCGTCATGGTGACAGGCCTTGAGGGTGCAGATCGCGCCGCGTTGCTGGCACATCCTGAGCTGCTGCGCCTGCAAGTCGCGCGCTTGAACAGTACGCGCGGCATGCCGGTTATCCTTCAGGATCACGGTGCGGTTCTAAGCATTCAGCCGGGTTTCAATCTTAAACCTGGGACGGCATATGTGCTCGACTTGAATGGTACGGTGTTAGAAATCTTGCCCCCTGCAGCAGAGGCTACGGTCCCACGTTTGGTTGGCTTCGCCCCGTCTCAGGCGGTTATTCCGGCCAATACGTTGCGGCTTTACTTGCATTTCTCGGAACCAATGGCGCGCGGGCAACTCCGCGACTCTGTGGCCTTGCTTGGCCGGGATGGCACAGCGGTACCAAGCCCGTTCCTAAACCTTGAAGCGGAACTTTGGGACCCCTCCCAAACCCGTGCGACGCTGCTGCTGGATCCTGGACGGATCAAGCAAGACGTGGGCCCAAATACGCAAGCTGGCGCACCCTTGATGACCGGCGAAACCTATCGGCTTGTCGTCTCAGACGCGATGCAAAGTGCGGCGGGTGCCCCGCTTGGGCAAGAGGCCTCGGTGACCTTTCGGGTCGGTGACGCAGAACGGCGCGCGCTTGAACCTGATGACTGGCAAATCCTTCTACCGCCAGCGGGCAGCTACGCACCAATGACTGTTGCCTTTGACCGGATCATCGACAGCGGAGCCGTCTTGCGGTTGCTCACCATAGAGGACCCGCATGGGGACCCCATTCGCGGTCAGATCGAAACCGACGGCGGTGGGTGGAGCTTGATCCCGAACCAACCGTGGCAGGGGGGAACGTACAAGCTGATCGTCGATCCTGAGCTCGAGGATGTTTCCGGCAATACGATTGGGGCGGCTTTTGACGCGGTGGCTGGCACCATCGGGAGCAAACAAGAGCCGATCACCCTTACTTTCAACATCACGCAATAGGCACGTAGGAGGCATATCATGGGATTGCTGCAGAACGGCCAGTGGGTCGACAAATGGTACGATACGAAGTCAACAGACGGACGCTATGTGCGCAAGCCGTCCGCCTTTCGTAACTGGGTCACCGCCGATGGCAGCGCAGGACCGTCCGGAGTGAGCGGTTTCAAGGCGGAAGCCGGGCGCTATCATCTATATGTATCGCTGGCCTGTCCTTGGGCGCATCGCACCTTGATCTTCCGGGCGCTGAAGGGTCTTGAAGACATGATCGATATCTCGATTGTGCATTGGTTCATGGGACCAGATGGCTGGACCTTTACACCCGGCGATGGATCAACGACGGACCCGATCAACAATGCCGCGTTTTTGCATCAGGTCTACACAGCAGCAAAACCTGACTTCACGGGGCGGGTGACCGTGCCGGTCCTGTGGGACAAACAACAAGGCACAATCGTCTCAAATGAGTCCGCTGATATTATCCGCATGTTCAATACAGCCTTCGACGATGTTGGTGCGGCCCCTGGAGACTATTACCCAGAAGTCGAACGTCCAGAGATCGACGCTCTCAACACGCGCATTTATGATACGGTCAACAACGGGGTCTAAGGCAGGTTTTGCGACGACACAAGCGGCCTATGAGGACGCATTTGATCCTCTGTTTGAAACACTCAATTGGTTAGAAAACCGTTTGTCCGAACGTCGGTATCTGATGGGGGATCACCTGACTGAGGCGGATTGGCGCTTGTTCACGACGCTGCTGCGATTTGATCCGGTCTATGTCGGGCACTTCAAATGCAATCTCCGTCGCATCGCCGACTATCCAAACCTCTCGGGATATGTCCGCGATCTGTACCAACACCCGGGCGTCGCCGCGACCGTCGACATCGCTTACATCAAAAACCACTACTACGGCAGCCATGACACGGTGAACCCGACCCGCGTTGTCCCGAAAGGGCCGGTTGTTGACTATGCCGCTCCACACAAGCGCGCCGCACTGAACAAGAAAGCTTAACATGACCAAATCTGTTCCCATCATCGCCGCCAAGGCCCCTGCAAAAGTCGATCTGGAGGCTGGCAAAGACTATTTCTGGTGCCGCTGTGGAAGATCAAAGAGTCAGCCGTTTTGCGACGGATCCCACGCGGGGACCGGGATAGAGCCGCTGAAATTTAACGCTGACAAGGATGGCACTGCGGCCGTGTGCCAATGTAAATCCAGCGCCAATGCGCCGTTTTGCGATGGATCGCATACCCGCCTTGGCGAGGCCGCAGTAGGGGATGCTGCCCCTGCACCGAAGTCCGATATCCCACAGGCGACGCCAACCCCCGAAGAACCCACCGTGGCGCGCATCCATGCGCTGGCGAAAGACGGGCTGTCCAAGCTGGGCCACCATGGCGAAATGGGCGCAATGGGCGTGCCGCGCAAGGACCTGCCCCATTGGGACGACATTCAGGTTTTGCCTGCGCAGATGGCGCGCAAACCACTTCTGGATGACGCGCCAGTGGCGACATCAGTCATCATCGGTCCGCGCGCAGCCAAGCCTTTGCAGCTCGATATCCCGCTTTTTGTCTCCGACATGAGCTATGGCGCGCTGTCTGAGGAAGCCAAAACCGCTTTGTCCCGTGGGGCGCAGATGGCAGGAACAGGGATTTGTTCGGGCGAAGGCGGGATGCTGCCCGAAGAGCAGGCTGAGAATAGCCGCTATTTCTATGAGCTTGCCTCTGCTGGCTTTGGGTGGTCGCTCGATCATGTCGAAAAGGTTCAGGCTTTCCAC
This region includes:
- a CDS encoding IS1182 family transposase; protein product: MLGPKQEAQAALFYEFSLEDHVPQDHLLRSIDRFVDLRSIRAHLTDFYSHTGRPSVDPELLIRMLLVGYCFGIRSERRLCQEVHLNLAYRWFCRLDLNDRIPDHSTFSKNRHGRFRESELLRHLFETTVARCIAEGLVSGQRMAVDASLIEADANRQYSAPKNEWDPARIDVDAAPRAVREYLDTLDAAAFGAASEVQPKFTSFSDPASQWTAARKGPAFFSYSDNYLIDTDYGVILDVEGTRSIRQAEVGSTETMLTRVKDKFGLVPDWMTADTAYGSGPMLGWLVDRKIDPYIPVIDKAGRPDGTWTRTDFEWDAENDQYVCPEGHALKQFRRNYSDPNRGPTGKGTARYRALKDVCKACPSKQKCCPNADARKITREEHEDARQVARDLAKTKEYQIAIKLRKKVEMLFAHLKRILGLGRLRLRGPCGANDEFLLAATAQNLRKLAKIFPAPQQPAKA
- a CDS encoding response regulator receiver domain — protein: MNFADDQYKAASSFAYTMIVVDDEPVDDPVEPEPALEVKTPGRRDVAAAKKVDQKPEAQRSHPLDAKGLIKSALDLGLVCSVVNPTGDEGSVAKSVAKASLRADIVSLDWHMNHGDDGELASEIIQEILHGDEAIGGRLRLIAIYTGNKDKGAILEKIAERLNAAEEIAGKVTKTGDVLTNSSGLRIIWREKSMGNEKLANAVSETQLPNELLKAFSELSNGLLSNVALATISSMRDTTHHVLRKFSSELDGPFFHHRALLKKSSDSMDYAVSVVMSALKSEVDKSKVTSKYTTVDAIKRRLSQMPQSPENFTLRYSKKDQEKEFKLHIDDVISIMERGFSAWPDKDKQAAVGRQLDKQASPMPPKDAFSKSFSTLFCDTIETASFSMRQFSFLTNSQSSELSMVHRKAPPKLGLGSVIFSDADGGYFLCLQATCDTVRGAGLFFFVPLEVVDSDTPDIVVPHGRNGALINYVGLSVPPKCYTKSLSLDFGVINDAIGHIPICYDEQREIYHVPDANNTDYRWLANLKYKRALRIAQNMSQEISRIGFDEFEPFRKG
- a CDS encoding IS481 family transposase, whose translation is MTSIQEKIIKPKLGLLELAKQLGSVSQACKVMGYSRDSFYRFRELYDQGGEEALMDLSRRKPVMKNRVPEHVEKAVIELAIDNPALGQKRASWELQQKGIMVSSSGVRSIWLRNDLETMKKRLKALEARAAQEGILLTEDQLAALEKAKAKKEAHGEIESHHPGYLGSQDTYYVGTMKGVGRIYQQTFVDTYARVAICKLYTEKTAITAADLLNDRVIPFFAEHEISLLRVLTDRGTEYCGKVENHAYQLYLAVEDVDHTRTKANSPQTNGICERFHRTIKDEFYDIAFRKKLYRSVEELQADLDAWLAKYNEQRPHSGRHCYGKTPMQTFRETLHIAVEKTIKTHDQSDSAQPVLSVAS
- a CDS encoding ATP-binding protein, whose product is MIQPTPTDSLVDPTEHAKIRRKLERHGGVYIYKDGVRVQPYGGPDFDFLDVERRRNLRAATAYYSFRNIMGAVELTSRDNPNLVEKAGREGFREDKAYRQFRSILINFFIQSAADFFRENGKYSEEWTEKRYELQRLDEVRKKREKQSKGKKNRFGEQLENFFKVIDSGQLPKTISDTVAGFEADVLSEINSKKDPKAKALAIGRLEAEAKLHLDQLRKEHAISKPRGVGLNTELRNNWEAYQAEMGRLTNDLVLPAEKTIENIVTTTVKKNKLNLEPGLRLNAAVQKHTKETLSSMKTLRTQTEETLTDLTRTVRDTTKNSFRNVSKVVDEVLAELEAVKGKKQAEFDFSKQREAFETLVADAFEEESEKLRKIYSQLEAVLSSTQSSGSDMVEVTEALEEEVVALRERQEVDFELAQIGMALNTINHEFGKTAGSLRDGLRRMKSWANANPDMKRLYDDMRVNFDHLDSYLALFNPLDRKLQSTAVDIKGSDIFRFVSDLFEKRLKRHNVRLVADEGFKAHTLHGFHADFYPVFVNLIDNAIYWASSARNDAGIIELIEDNGDLCVRDNGRGVSSIDVRNIFELSFTRKPDGRGMGLHISRQALGRLGYELNIDPPTPNSGACFRISKMSQ